The Streptomyces sp. NBC_01439 genome contains the following window.
GGGCCGCCGGGAAAGCCGGGCCGGCACGAAGTGAGCCTTCTCGCCACGGGCTTCAACTGTTCCCGCTGGGTGTCGGTCAGCCACGTCGGTGGTTGGAGAGTGACGGATCACATGCTTCGCTGGTCGTGGGTGTCCTGGCGGAGCTGGTCGGTGTGCCGGGTCAGGGCGTCGATGCGTTCGGCGAGGTCGGCGTTCTGGGGCCGCAGGTGGGTTCGGGTGGCGGTCAGGGGGCGCACGAGGCAGGCGGCGTCGTTGTCGGCGAGGGCCAGGTTCAGGTCGCCGACCGCGTCTTCGGAGCTGGCGGGCAGGTCGGTGAGGGCGGTGATCTGGCCTGCGAGGCGGCGGAGGTCTGCGGCGTTGTCGCGGGCCCAGGCGGTCACGCTGCGGTCGGCGGCGCGGGTGTCGCGGGTGGCCTGGACGCGTTCCTCGCCGGCGCTTCCGGCGGCGCCGGGGCGCAGGCGCAGGTAGCGGCGTTCGGCTGCCTGGCGGCTGGCGACTCCGAGGGGGCCGGCGAGGTCGGCCCAGCTCGCACCCTCGCCACGGGCGGTATCGATCAGCCCGCTCTCCCAGCCGGCGAGCTCCTCGCGG
Protein-coding sequences here:
- a CDS encoding HSP18 transcriptional regulator; amino-acid sequence: MNDAAPTASTVSFTAAAAALEAINQSVKDARQSPERTPKTTAPLAAGSGPHPALAALLMLREVREELAGWESGLIDTARGEGASWADLAGPLGVASRQAAERRYLRLRPGAAGSAGEERVQATRDTRAADRSVTAWARDNAADLRRLAGQITALTDLPASSEDAVGDLNLALADNDAACLVRPLTATRTHLRPQNADLAERIDALTRHTDQLRQDTHDQRSM